In a single window of the Tigriopus californicus strain San Diego chromosome 2, Tcal_SD_v2.1, whole genome shotgun sequence genome:
- the LOC131876890 gene encoding protein white-like: protein MPTFHVRIYVYPFSLVFRCPFLKKAPELARHLNFAIAGAVSCCIWLWTIGHFLSSQALIPPSHPCSHPPLLAKFRDPVRPRSCSRGHTNCIVSVPPTAMDPPEAQPFVGPTLSVGLTYSWQNLCAQVPLARKSALGSCWSRRSSSPTLSDPGANEALNWPWRESGKVVLDHVSGIVEQGDVCAILGASGAGKSTLLNALTMRNVDALEISGERYCNAELVTPESLTAQSAYVQQDDMFIGTLTVREHLQFQARVRMDRQFNAKERMARVKEVIQHFGLDNCADVLIGVQGRIKGISGGESKRLALASEVLTNPLLMFCDEPTSGLDSYMAQNVVETLKNMAGEGKTVIITIHQPSSQVFEMFNKVLLLANGRVAFHGSRENAEGFFRSMNMIVPQYFNPADFYVQKLAMVAGKREESEAQIQQICDTFQSSTWGSQLSDKLDKNASPDASASQPSTRVAISKYKVSWWQQFSALMTRTYLATIKEPLIAKVKIMSTLVVSLVLGFIYYGQKHDQAGIMNINGAIFIIITNLSFENIFAVIMVFCNELPIFLREHANGMYRTDVYLICKQLVETPVFIITTTITVVILYWMTGMNPDPIRFLGALGIALLLTQVIVSFGYMISCIVPNAQVGNDISPVLILPFMLVGGFFLNNLSIPTWLIWLKYISWFKYANECLVINQWSGVE, encoded by the exons ATGCCCACTTTTCATGTCCGGATCTACGTTTACCCATTTTCCCTCGTCTTTCGTTGCCCTTTTCTGAAGAAAGCGCCAGAATTGGCCCGCCacttgaattttgccatcgctggcGCCGTCAGTTGTTGCATTTGGCTCTGGACCATCGGACATTTCCTTTCATCCCAGGCTCTCATACCACCCTCCCACCCGTGCAG CCACCCCCCATTGTTGGCGAAATTCAGAGACCCAGTTCGGCCACGGTCCTGCTCGCGGGGTCACACCAACTGCATCGTTTCAGTCCCACCCACGGCCATGGATCCTCCCGAGGCCCAACCCTTTGTCGGTCCCACCCTTAGTGTGGGTCTGACCTATTCGTGGCAGAATCTGTGCGCTCAAGTGCCTTTAGCCCGGAAATCGGCCCTGGGAAGCTGCTGGTCGCGAAGGTCATCCAGTCCGACCCTGTCGGATCCAGGGGCGAACGAGGCCTTGAATTGGCCTTGGCGCGAGAGTGGAAAAGTGGTTTTGGACCATGTGAGCGGGATTGTGGAACAGGGCGATGTGTGCGCCATTCTGGGCGCTTCCGGAGCGGGCAAATCCACGCTGCTCAATGCCCTGACCATGAGGAATGTGGATGCCTTAGAG ATCAGTGGCGAACGATACTGTAATGCTGAGTTGGTCACGCCCGAGTCTTTAACGGCTCAATCGGCTTACGTTCAACAGGACGACATGTTCATTGGGACCTTGACCGTACGGGAACACCTTCAGTTCCAAGCACGAGTTCGAATGGATCGACAGTTCAACGCCAAAGAGAGAATGGCTCGCGTGAAGGAGGTGATCCAACATTTTGGCTTGGATAATTGCGCTGACGTTCTGATTGGCGTGCAAGGAAGAATTAAGGGAATTTCCGGAGGCGAATCCAAACGACTCGCTCTTGCCTCCGAAGTGTTGACCAATCCGTTGCTAATGTTTTGTGATGAGCCTACTTCCGGATTAGACTCGTACATGGCGCAAAACGTGGTCGAAACCTTGAAGAATATGGCTGGAGAAGGCAAGACGGTGATAATCACCATACATCAACCCTCATCGcaagtatttgaaatgtttAACAAAGTCCTTCTTTTGGCTAACGGACGAGTGGCTTTCCATGGGAGTCGCGAGAATGCCGAAGGATTCTTCCGTTCCATGAACATGATCGTTCCCCAATATTTCAATCCAGCCGATTTCTACGTCCAAAAACTGGCCATGGTGGCAGGGAAACGTGAAGAGTCTGAAGCTCAAATCCAACAGATCTGTGACACGTTTCAATCTAGCACATGGGGATCGCAATTAAGTGATAAGCTAGACAAGAACGCGAGTCCGGACGCGTCCGCTTCGCAGCCTTCGACCAGAGTTGCCATTTCCAAGTACAAGGTCAGCTGGTGGCAACAGTTCTCGGCCCTCATGACCCGAACCTACTTAGCCACCATCAAGGAGCCCTTGATTGCCAAGGTCAAGATCATGTCGACGCTAGTGGTCTCGCTTGTTTTGGGCTTCATCTACTACGGGCAAAAGCATGATCAAGCCGGGATCATGAACATCAACGGCgccattttcatcatcatcacgaATCTCTCGTTCGAAAACATCTTTGCCGTCATCATGGTGTTTTGCAATGAGCTGCCCATCTTTCTCCGCGAACACGCCAACGGAATGTATCGAACCGACGTGTACCTGATTTGTAAACAGCTAGTCGAGACCCCTGTTTTCATCATTACCACAACTATTACGGTTGTTATATTGTACTGGATGACCGGGATGAATCCGGATCCCATTCGCTTTTTGGGTGCTCTAGGAATCGCGCTTTTGCTGACCCAAGTCATCGTGTCGTTTGGCTACATGATCTCTTGCATCGTACCCAATGCTCAAGTGGGCAATGACATCTCTCCTGTGCTTATCTTACCATTCATGCTCGTGGGGGGTTTCTTCCTCAACAATCTCTCCATCCCCACTTGGCTCATCTGGCTGAAATACATCTCTTGGTTCAAATATGCCAACGAGTGCCTAGTCATCAACCAATGGAGTGGGGTGGAATAG